The following are from one region of the Georgenia sp. M64 genome:
- a CDS encoding DEAD/DEAH box helicase — MPQNSSAPASFDALGVPKKLTASLTTRGIAAPFPIQAATLPDTLAGRDVLGRGRTGSGKTLAFSLPLVARLAALVPSGETIPGRSQPGRPRGLVLAPTRELATQIAETVTPLATAAGLKVMTIFGGVNQTRQVETLRRGVDIVVATPGRLEDLMGQRHVVLDAVAVTVLDEADHMADLGFLPGVTRILRATPAGTQRLLFSATLDRGVDKLVKQFLDRPLVHSVDPAESAVTSMEHHVFLVGDATEKTELVHALASGSSRRLLFTRTKHQAKKLARQLTSNGIPAVELHGNLSQNARERGLDAFTSGDVRVMVATDIAARGIHVDDIDLVVHVDPPAEHKAYLHRSGRTARAGNGGDVVTLVLPEQRGDFRALARAAKIDAAPVRVGATDDKVLALVGELAPAVSADKAHAAASRKPVAQPQGTGRRRGGAGRSGAPTDGGAVRGGRTGGAGRSGARSGAGRSTGGAGRADGGGRSDGGRSGGSRTVWSSSGERSGESVGRSSRGSRRATSPSRSV; from the coding sequence GTGCCCCAGAACTCCTCTGCGCCCGCCTCCTTCGACGCCCTCGGTGTCCCGAAGAAGCTCACGGCGAGCCTGACCACCCGCGGCATCGCCGCCCCGTTCCCCATCCAGGCCGCGACGCTGCCCGACACCCTCGCCGGCCGCGACGTCCTCGGCCGGGGCCGCACCGGCTCCGGCAAGACCCTCGCCTTCTCGCTGCCGCTGGTGGCCCGCCTGGCCGCGCTCGTGCCGTCAGGGGAGACCATCCCCGGGCGCTCGCAGCCGGGCCGTCCCCGTGGCCTCGTGCTGGCCCCGACGCGTGAGCTCGCCACCCAGATCGCCGAGACCGTCACCCCGCTGGCCACCGCCGCCGGGCTGAAGGTCATGACGATCTTCGGTGGCGTCAACCAGACCCGCCAGGTCGAGACGCTGCGCCGCGGCGTCGACATCGTCGTCGCCACCCCCGGCCGGCTCGAGGACCTCATGGGTCAGCGCCACGTCGTGCTCGACGCCGTCGCCGTGACCGTCCTGGACGAGGCCGACCACATGGCCGACCTCGGCTTCCTCCCCGGTGTCACGCGGATCCTGCGTGCGACCCCGGCCGGCACGCAGCGGCTGCTCTTCTCCGCCACCCTCGACCGGGGCGTGGACAAGCTCGTCAAGCAGTTCCTCGACCGGCCTCTCGTGCACAGCGTCGACCCGGCCGAGTCCGCGGTGACGTCCATGGAGCACCACGTCTTCCTCGTCGGCGACGCCACCGAGAAGACCGAGCTCGTGCACGCCCTCGCCTCGGGCAGCTCGCGGCGGCTGCTCTTCACCCGCACCAAGCACCAGGCCAAGAAGCTCGCCCGTCAGCTCACGTCCAACGGCATCCCGGCCGTCGAGCTGCACGGGAACCTCTCGCAGAACGCCCGCGAGCGGGGCCTGGACGCGTTCACCTCCGGCGACGTGCGCGTCATGGTGGCCACCGACATCGCCGCCCGCGGCATCCACGTCGACGACATCGACCTCGTCGTGCACGTCGACCCGCCCGCCGAGCACAAGGCGTACCTGCACCGCTCCGGGCGGACCGCTCGCGCCGGCAACGGCGGCGACGTCGTCACCCTCGTCCTGCCCGAGCAGCGCGGTGACTTCCGCGCCCTCGCCCGCGCGGCGAAGATCGACGCCGCCCCGGTGCGCGTCGGTGCCACCGACGACAAGGTCCTCGCGCTCGTGGGCGAGCTCGCCCCGGCCGTGAGCGCCGACAAGGCGCACGCCGCCGCGTCGCGCAAGCCCGTGGCCCAGCCGCAGGGCACTGGTCGCCGGCGCGGCGGCGCCGGGCGGTCCGGCGCACCGACCGACGGTGGCGCGGTCCGCGGCGGGCGTACCGGTGGCGCCGGGCGTTCCGGCGCCCGCTCGGGCGCCGGCCGTTCCACCGGCGGCGCCGGTCGAGCCGACGGTGGCGGTCGTTCCGACGGCGGTCGCTCCGGCGGCTCGCGCACCGTGTGGTCATCCTCGGGGGAGCGCTCGGGCGAGAGCGTCGGCCGGTCGTCGCGCGGCAGCCGCCGGGCGACGTCGCCGTCCCGCTCGGTCTGA
- a CDS encoding GlsB/YeaQ/YmgE family stress response membrane protein — MGELIGLIIFGAVIGALARLFMKGDQNIGIIWTIILGALGAWVGSLIAGLLGVEDTAGIDWIRWIISIIMAIIFISIYIGIRRGGSRRV; from the coding sequence ATGGGCGAACTCATCGGGCTCATCATCTTCGGCGCCGTGATCGGCGCGCTGGCCCGCCTGTTCATGAAGGGCGACCAGAACATCGGCATCATCTGGACGATCATCCTCGGCGCCCTGGGCGCCTGGGTCGGCTCGCTCATCGCGGGCCTGCTGGGCGTGGAGGACACCGCCGGCATCGACTGGATCCGGTGGATCATCTCCATCATCATGGCGATCATCTTCATCTCGATCTACATCGGTATCCGTCGCGGCGGTAGCCGTCGCGTCTGA
- a CDS encoding flavodoxin domain-containing protein encodes MHILVTAATKYGSTAATADRLAEVLRSAGHEVTQRPPGEVDTLDGIDAVVLGSAVYAGTWLPAARELAHRLEADLATRGVWLFSSGPLGDPRERAEDVHVSSIATAVGAYDHRVFPGAVDPAVLDGDDRATIEGLHAPVGDFRDWAAVDAYAHEIADGLVSRDLVPAPTLPA; translated from the coding sequence ATGCACATCCTCGTGACAGCCGCTACCAAGTACGGCTCGACCGCCGCGACGGCGGACCGTCTGGCCGAGGTCCTCCGGTCGGCCGGCCACGAGGTGACGCAGCGACCACCGGGTGAGGTCGACACACTCGACGGCATCGACGCCGTCGTCCTGGGCAGTGCCGTGTATGCCGGCACCTGGCTCCCCGCGGCGCGCGAGCTCGCCCACCGGCTCGAGGCAGACCTGGCCACCCGCGGGGTCTGGCTCTTCTCCTCGGGTCCCCTCGGCGACCCGCGCGAGCGCGCCGAGGACGTCCACGTCAGCTCCATCGCGACCGCCGTCGGCGCCTACGACCACCGCGTCTTCCCCGGTGCGGTCGACCCGGCGGTCCTCGACGGCGACGACCGCGCCACCATCGAGGGCCTGCACGCCCCGGTGGGGGACTTCCGGGACTGGGCGGCTGTGGACGCCTACGCCCACGAGATCGCGGACGGCCTGGTGAGCCGGGACCTCGTGCCGGCGCCGACCCTACCGGCCTGA
- a CDS encoding multicopper oxidase domain-containing protein: MAEISRRNMLRAAAVVAAGATVGAPVAAHAARGRPGGGGGTGGGSGGGGTVLDPPVGGRFADPVLLADVSADPAVVDVALTARMATVTVGGATASLMTYDGLRPGGTIRARRDQLLRVRMRNDLPASGARNILGHPLYDTNLHTHGLHVTPGDNPNGTHGDNMMVMLRPGESTVYEYDLSLQRPGTLNFYHPHLHGSVADQMWAGMAGALVVEDETETLSAYTERVMVLQDVTVVGSVAEPHDAMMDYMHGLEGRAVTVNGS, from the coding sequence ATGGCCGAGATCAGCAGGCGCAACATGCTCAGGGCGGCGGCCGTGGTGGCCGCGGGGGCGACCGTCGGGGCGCCGGTCGCCGCGCACGCCGCGCGTGGCCGGCCGGGCGGCGGTGGCGGCACGGGCGGCGGCTCGGGCGGTGGCGGGACGGTGCTCGACCCGCCGGTCGGCGGCCGGTTCGCCGACCCCGTGCTGCTGGCCGACGTCTCGGCCGACCCCGCCGTCGTCGACGTCGCGCTCACCGCGAGGATGGCCACCGTGACGGTCGGCGGGGCGACGGCGAGCCTCATGACGTACGACGGGCTCCGGCCGGGTGGGACCATCCGGGCCCGCCGGGACCAGCTGCTGCGGGTCCGGATGCGCAACGACCTGCCGGCGAGCGGCGCCCGGAACATCCTCGGCCACCCGCTCTACGACACCAACCTCCACACGCACGGCCTGCACGTCACCCCGGGGGACAACCCCAACGGCACCCACGGGGACAACATGATGGTGATGCTGAGGCCGGGGGAGAGCACGGTCTACGAGTACGACCTCAGCCTGCAGCGCCCCGGGACGCTGAACTTCTACCACCCCCACCTGCACGGGTCCGTGGCGGACCAGATGTGGGCGGGCATGGCCGGGGCGCTCGTCGTCGAGGACGAGACCGAGACGCTGTCCGCGTACACGGAACGGGTCATGGTGCTCCAGGACGTCACCGTCGTCGGCAGCGTCGCCGAGCCCCACGACGCGATGATGGACTACATGCACGGCCTCGAGGGCCGGGCCGTGACCGTCAACGGGTCGTGA